The sequence CATGCGCTCCATGGCTTTTAAGCGGCTCTGGGCTTGCTTGGCCTTACTGGCCTTGTAGCGAAAGCGATCCACGTATTCTTGCATATGGGTCAGCTCGCGCTGCTGCTTGGCAAACATCGATTGTTGCAAGGCCAATTGCTCGGCGCGCAAGCGTTCAAAGTCTGAGTAGTTGCCGGTGTATTCATTGAGCTGCTGGTTATCTATATGGATCACCCGATTCACCACAGCATCGAGAAAGTCGCGGTCGTGAGAGATCAGGATCAAGGTGCCAGGGTAGCTTTTTAACCAGCGCTCCAGCCAAATCACCGCATCTAAGTCGAGGTGGTTGGTAGGTTCATCGAGCAGCAGTAAGTCTGAGCGACAAATCAGTGCTTGAGCCAAGTTAAGGCGCATCCGCCAACCACCAGAAAAAGCACTCACTGGGCGACTTTGGGTTTCATTAGCAAAGCCTAAGCCGTGCAGTAACTCGGCGGCGCGAGCATGAATATGATAACCGCCGTGGGTGTCGAGCTTGCCGTGTAATTCGGCAATGGCGATGCCATCACCGCGCTCTTCGGCCAAAACTAGCTCGCTGCACAAACGGCGATATTCTTGGTCACCGTCAATCACATAATCCAGCGCCGAGCATTCGAGCGCCGGCGTTTCTTGGGCCACGCTGGCCAATTGCCAGTCGGCAGGTAAATAAAACTGGCCATTATCTAAGCTCAGCTCGCCTTTAAATAAGGAAAACAAGGTGGACTTACCACAGCCATTTTTCCCTACCAGGCCCACTTTTTTACCGGTGTGAATGGTGGCGCTGGTGTCTTTTAACAGGGGGCGGCCGCCCCTGAGTAGTTCAATCTGGCTGAGGGTAATCATAGAATCTCAAACATGTGAATGATAAGAAGGCATTTTATCGTTTATTAAGCGGTTTTTCGCCGCTCTTGGCGAGCTAATGGGCTAACTGGCGAGCCAGTGGGCGCACGCTTGCTCAAATTCAGCGACCGAGCTAAAACCATAACTTTGCACTAACTGCGCCAAGTCGGCGGTTTTAGCCAGCTCTCGTAATATGGTGAGCAAGGCGGCTTGGCGTTTAAAATCAGCGGGCGCCATATTAAAGCGCGCCTGAAACTCTGCTTCTTGGGGCTTAGTTAAGGCAAAGTTGACCAAGTTAGCACTCATAATCTGTTGCAACTTGGTCAAGGAGGCCGCTTTTGAAGAGGCGGTCAGCGGCTGCGGCGTAAGGTGCTGCAATTCATCATGTAACACGCGGCACAATCGACCGTAGGCACCTTGCCAATCTAACTCATGCCCAGCATTAGCTGGGTGAGTGCTTGGCCAATTTGCCAGTCTGGCGGCACCAGCTAATAACAGCGGGGCAGCCGTTAATAAGCCCGCTTGGCGTGGCTGCACTAAGCGCGGCGAAAAGGCCAAACGACTAATGCGGCTGTGGGCCACCGTGTGCCAAGTAAACAAGGTGTCGGCGGGTAAAAACACCGCGTCATCTTTGCCTAACACATAAAAGTGTGGGCCGAGCTGCAGCAAGCCAGCCCCTTGGTGCACAATAAAGAGCAAACCTTTGAGGTAGCGATGACGTTTGCCAGGAATTAAGTGCGCTGGCTCAAGAAGCTGGTAGTGAATACTGTGTTGGGCGGCTGTGGTCATTGTGATCAGTTCATTTTTGGCGGAGAATTTGAGACAAGGTTTATTGTTCAGGATGTAAAGCCATGGTAACCCGTCGTAAAAAACGTTTTATAGCTGGAGCTGCGTGCCCCAAGTGTCAGGAAATAGATACCATGATGCTGTATCTGGAGCAGGGTGTCGAGAAAGTCGAATGCGTGAGCTGCGGCCACACTCAAAGCCAAACCGCCGAGCAAGTGGCCAAGGCGGGGCAAGGCGAGGTAATTGGACTTTTTAAGCCCGATTAATCGCTCGATTTATGACTCAGTGAGTCCGTGACCACTGATGCTCAAACCTGATAAAAGCGCTGCCT comes from Oceanisphaera profunda and encodes:
- a CDS encoding YheV family putative zinc ribbon protein codes for the protein MVTRRKKRFIAGAACPKCQEIDTMMLYLEQGVEKVECVSCGHTQSQTAEQVAKAGQGEVIGLFKPD